From the Rhinoderma darwinii isolate aRhiDar2 chromosome 12, aRhiDar2.hap1, whole genome shotgun sequence genome, one window contains:
- the MOK gene encoding MAPK/MAK/MRK overlapping kinase isoform X2: MNRYKTIHKIGEGTFSEVVKTQSLKDGHYYACKKMKQLYKSVEQVNNVREIQALRRLSPHPNILMLHEVLYDRKSGCLALICELMDMNVYELIRERRQPLAENKIRNYMYQLCKSLEHIHRNGIFHRDVKPENILIKQDVLKLADFGSCRSVFSKQPYTEYISTRWYRAPECLLTDGYYTYKMDMWSAGCVFYEICSLRPLFPGLNELDQISKIHEVLGTPASAVLRKLKQSRAMNFDFPPQKGSGIRQLLPGVSPESVSLMSAMLEYDPDHRHSAGKALQHSYFEEPRTLEKHSLPRKIGLTDKSNTAASMNYLMRIAGQGRRQAMKPMPELAFHHHGPTFPTELPKLNVPGVSKTVPFSTLKFQSVFPTPGNLGKLPIIPSVKYIDTKFDIHQHGKSMMKPYHLPSLERKGGGGGF; encoded by the exons ATGAATA gaTATAAAACAATTCACAAAATAGGGGAAGGGACGTTTTCCGAAGTTGTGAAGACGCAAAGTTTAAAAGACGGACATTACTACGCGTGCAAGAAGATGAAGCAGCTGTATAAAAG CGTGGAGCAGGTGAACAATGTGAGAGAGATCCAGGCGCTGCGAAGACTCAGCCCGCACCCCAATATCCTCATGCTGCATGAAGTGCTCTA CGACAGAAAATCCGGATGTCTCGCTCTGATCTGTGAACTGATGGATATGAACGTCTATGAGTTAATTAGAG AGAGAAGACAGCCCCTAGCGGAAAATAAAATCAGGAACTACATGTACCAGCTGTGTAAATCTCTGGAGCACATACACAG AAATGGCATTTTTCACCGTGATGTAAAACCAGAGAACATCCTAATAAAG CAAGACGTCCTAAAGCTCGCAGACTTTGGCTCGTGTCGTAGTGTTTTCTCCAAGCAGCCGTACACGGAGTATATCTCCACCCGCTGGTATCGAGCCCCAGAATGCCTCCTGACTGACGGATACTACACCTACAAAATGGACATGTGGAGCGCCGGCTGTGTGTTCTATGAAATCTGCAG cctccgTCCTCTCTTCCCCGGCTTGAATGAACTAGACCAGATATCCAAAATCCACGAGGTCCTGGGCACCCCGGCCTCGGCCGTGCTGCGGAAGCTTAAACA GTCAAGGGCTATGAATTTTGATTTCCCACCTCAGAAGGGGAGCGGGATCAGACAGCTGTTACCTGGCGTCTCACCTGAGAGCGTGTCTCTGATGTCCGCTATGCTGGAATACGACCCCGACCACAGACACAGCGCCGGTAAAGCCCTCCAGCATTCCTATTTTGAGGAGCCCAG GACACTAGAGAAGCATTCACTACCTCGTAAGATCGGACTGACCGACAAGTCAAACACTGCAGCCTCAATGAATTATTTGATGCGGATCGCGGGACAAGGGAGAAGGCAG GCCATGAAGCCAATGCCAGAACTTGCTTTCCATCATCATGGACCAACCTTTCCGACGGAGCTGCCAAAACTAAACGTCCCGGGGGTATCGAAGACTGTGCCCTTCTCCACCCTTAAATTTCAATCCGTGTTCCCTACTCCTGGAAATTTAGGAAAACTTCCCATAATCCCAAGCGTGAAGTACATAGACACCAAG TTTGACATCCACCAGCATGGGAAGTCGATGATGAAGCCATATCACTTACCTTCCCTGGAgagaaaaggaggaggaggagggttctGA
- the CINP gene encoding cyclin-dependent kinase 2-interacting protein, whose product MESKSTGSVTPKKSGLTGSARKIKDNAADWHNLMLKWEGCNDTAFSAAGKIVNLKIRVLSHEKMLLDDAASAQENTDEDKEELERLCSELLDLMEKMEQIQLKMEKLTSTFKGVCDLEAYQRSGENSRPIHFHTWPTTLFYETSLKMSEMYKKEIFLKKTIVGEVAHTSDQDLLMVYLSCWLYQPYIDAGIKVLLESMLLETGHRTL is encoded by the exons ATGGAAA GTAAATCCACCGGCTCTGTTACCCCTAAAAAGTCGGGGTTGACGGGCAGTGCGAGGAAGATCAAAGACAACGCTGCGGATTGGCACAACCTGATGCTGAAGTGGGAGGGCTGCAACGACACCGCGTTCAGTGCGGCCGGCAAGATCGTCAACCTTAAAATACGTGTCCT ATCACATGAGAAGATGTTATTAGATGACGCGGCGTCCGCTCAGGAGAATACAGACGAGGATAAAGAAGAACTGGAAAGATTGTGCTCCGAGCTACTGGACCTGATGGAGAAAATG GAACAAATCCAGCTGAAAATGGAGAAGTTGACATCGACGTTCAAAGGCGTGTGCGATCTGGAAGCTTATCAGCGCAGTGGCGAAAATTCCAGACCGATACACTTCCATACGTGGCCTACAACGCTATTCT ACGAAACCTCCTTAAAGATgtcagaaatgtataaaaaagaaaTCTTCCTCAAAAAGACGATTGTTGGAGAAGTAGCGCACACCTCAGACCAGGACTTGTTAATGGTCTATCTGTCCTGCTGGTTATATCAGCCCTACATCGATGCCGGTATTAAAGTGTTATTGGAGAGCATGCTGCTGGAGACTGGGCACCGGACCCTTTAA
- the ZNF839 gene encoding zinc finger protein 839 isoform X2: MAALGCPGNMAAVASAVEPMGEYVQVVVGEDGDPSQVVVMQGGGGELLRSVQELTPEILQSISQTDTVFYVQADGSLVPGGSLEEVQSGVRLVTGGHMAEAAHHGVRLEETVKTGGHVMEVQSAVNLVTRGQGVEDAHPGVMLVPGAQIQETTHPGVSLVSGGQMVEAVQYGMRLLNGCPVLEEEAVHSGMDVVSDLDEEAAYPDMMTALNLTKEAARAETATPEASLVPARAETATPEASLVPARAPEMATHDVMQSQPLPANSTGPNLKDGAQQQVKSIHVQAPVPQTKKSADPGVLNLSAVHMKSTGPSLLGAQVVQIKSLSESGQPLVVNASSPIQILVRQAQLSAAKPRTQDVNKNAGEPLEEHRSCVAHPQNGAHASCTADHAQKKGQKRKKPVKIKTRSGRISRPPKHKAKDYKFLKVGDLIQGSTSDSGDFSELSTDEDEKGAKENPPCDLRPQTVKNTLFQCQTCEKSYMGKGGLSRHYRLYPTHGQMEPPSVCDAKKHGEAGAGGHSLPSEPKKPTPRPRKRLLEDPLNPSQPSLPTMVRDGLEFVPVTAACRGQQQMTGRRFGRPRKILAIASSEQNALTAKELIQKCEVADLKDHVAPCLSERLSVYDFLLLKVKQENPDDPLFPHLYKELEKLHSMLRILAQEYFSNGAAGKTLEVADCKVAASLGVSEEMIVKASPPTTSPATEEQKLQSEEENECSVEELMPPSKRLRLDDPKCVTTENAPGSHEAEQRAGRMSTGDQLSCGNDTSSDVTINNCTEQVIETSHPNVMEEEAAAVQLHTSPDPESLSCEVGRSAGSAASGDSTQICEHPEENSSDTIQIAVIQEGTDAEVSPDSATEQLPCAAASLADSALPSDAPPTTMAGETCSESFQGVDPLIPPDAVAGDQCTHAFGFHHGHDLVFVHSSEETSTGEAVVIYDSTASPADVPLDTVVPLVEMK, encoded by the exons ATGGCGGCGCTGGGCTGCCCCGGCAACATGGCGGCGGTAGCGAGCGCAGTGGAGCCGATGGGGGAGTACGTACAGGTGGTGGTCGGGGAGGACGGTGACCCCAGCCAGGTGGTGGTGATGCAGGGGGGAGGCGGCGAGCTGCTCAGATCGGTGCAGGAGCTGACCCCGGAGATTCTGCAGAGCATCTCGCAGACTGACACCGTTTTCTACGTTCAGGCTGACGGCAGCCTGGTGCCCGGGGGGAGCCTGGAGGAGGTCCAGTCTGGGGTGAGGCTGGTGACTGGAGGGCACATGGCAGAGGCTGCCCACCACGGGGTGAGACTTGAAGAGACTGTCAAAACTGGCGGCCATGTAATGGAGGTCCAGTCCGCGGTGAACCTAGTAACCAGAGGCCAGGGGGTGGAGGATGCTCACCCCGGGGTCATGCTGGTACCTGGAGCCCAAATACAAGAGACCACCCACCCTGGGGTGAGCCTGGTCAGCGGAGGGCAGATGGTGGAGGCTGTCCAGTATGGGATGAGGTTATTAAATGGATGCCCGGTGCTGGAGGAGGAGGCTGTCCACTCCGGCATGGATGTCGTTTCTGATCTGGATGAGGAGGCTGCCTACCCGGACATGATGACCGCATTAAACCTCACGAAGGAGGCCGCCCGGGCTGAGACCGCAACACCCGAGGCCAGCCTCGTGCCCGCCCGGGCTGAGACCGCAACACCCGAGGCCAGCCTCGTGCCCGCCCGGGCTCCAGAGATGGCAACACATGACGTCATGCAAAGCCAACCATTGCCAGCTAACTCTACGGGCCCTAACCTGAAAGATGGGGCCCAGCAG CAGGTAAAATCCATCCACGTTCAAGCACCCGTCCCCCAGACCAAGAAGAGCGCAGATCCAGGGGTGCTGAACCTAAGCGCAGTCCATATGAAATCCACCGGTCCCAGTCTTCTCGGCGCTCAGGTCGTGCAGATCAAGTCTCTGAGCGAATCCGGTCAGCCGCTGGTGGTCAACGCTTCGTCTCCCATCCAAATTCTGGTTCGGCAGGCTCAGCTCTCCGCGGCAAAGCCCAGGACTCAAGACGTCAACAAGAACGCCGGGGAACCCCTGGAGGAACACCGATCCTGCGTCGCTCACCCACAGAACGGCGCTCATGCATCATGTACGGCTGACCACGCACAAAAAAAGGGCCAAAAACGTAAAAAGCCCGTAAAGATTAAGACCCGCTCCGGACGCATATCTCGCCCTCCCAAACACAAAGCAAAAGACTACAAGTTTCTTAAAGTGGGCGACTTGATCCAAGGCAGTACTTCAGATTCAGGAGACTTCTCGGAGCTGAGTACGGATGAGGACGAAAAGGGCGCAAAAGAGAACCCACCATGTGACCTGCGGCCGCAAACCGTGAAAAACACGCTGTTCCAGTGTCAGACATGTGAAAAGTCCTATATGGGCAAAGGAGGCTTATCCCGCCACTACCGACTGTACCCGACTCACGGGCAGATGGAGCCTCCGTCTGTTTGTGATGCCAAGAAACATGGAGAAGCGGGTGCTGGGGGGCACTCGTTACCCAGTGAACCAAAG aAACCTACCCCGAGACCCAGGAAGAGGCTGTTAGAGGACCCCCTGAACCCTTCCCAACCCAGTCTGCCAACCATGGTTAGAGATGGTCTTGAGTTTGTACCAGTAACAGCCGCGTGTCGTGGTCAGCAGCAGATGACGGGCAGGAGATTCGGACGACCCCGGAAAATACTGGCAATTGCTTCCTCTGAACAGAATGCACTGACAGCAAAAGAA cttatTCAGAAATGTGAAGTTGCAGATTTGAAGGATCACGTTGCACCATGTCTTTCCGAACGTCTTTCAGTCTATGACTTCTTACTTTTAAAG GTCAAACAAGAAAACCCCGACGATCCTTTGTTTCCGCATCTGTATAAAGAGCTGGAGAAGCTGCACTCCATGCTCCGAATCTTGGCTCAAGAATATTTCAGTAATGGAGCTGCAGGAAAGACCCTTGAAGTAGCGGATTGTAAG GTGGCAGCATCACTGGGCGTTTCTGAAGAGATGATTGTAAAAGCCTCTCCTCCTACTACATCTCCTGCGACCGAGGAGCAGAAATTACAGTCAGAGGAAGAGAATGAA TGTTCAGTAGAAGAGCTGATGCCCCCATCTAAACGCCTAAGACTGGATGATCCAAAATGTGTGACCACAGAAAACGCTCCAGGCAGCCACGAAGCAGAACAGAGGGCAG GTCGTATGTCCACGGGTGATCAGTTATCTTGTGGTAATGACACCAGCTCCGATGTTACAATTAATAATTGTACTGAACAAGTCATTGAAACCTCACACCCGAATGTAATGGAAGAAGAGGCGGCGGCGGTTCAGCTACACACAAGTCCTGATCCGGAGTCTCTCTCATGTGAGGTCGGACGCAGCGCAGGTTCTGCAGCCTCCGGTGACTCCACGCAGATCTGTGAACATCCAGAGGAAAATTCAAGTGATACAATTCAGATTGCAGTAATACAAGAGGGGACAGACGCGGAGGTTTCACCAGACAGCGCTACTGAGCAGCTTCCCTGTGCAGCGGCTTCTCTCGCTGACTCCGCCCTTCCTTCTGATGCTCCTCCCACCACCATGGCTGGAGAGACATGCAGTGAAAGCTTCCAAGGAGTAGACCCCTTAATCCCTCCAGACGCCGTTGCCGGTGACCAGTGCACACACGCTTTTGGCTTCCACCACGGACATGACCTGGTCTTCGTTCACAGTTCGGAGGAAACCTCGACGGGCGAAGCGGTGGTAATATATGACAGTACGGCGTCTCCTGCCGACGTGCCGCTGGACACGGTGGTGCCACTTGTGGAAATGAAGTAA
- the MOK gene encoding MAPK/MAK/MRK overlapping kinase isoform X1: MNRYKTIHKIGEGTFSEVVKTQSLKDGHYYACKKMKQLYKSVEQVNNVREIQALRRLSPHPNILMLHEVLYDRKSGCLALICELMDMNVYELIRERRQPLAENKIRNYMYQLCKSLEHIHRNGIFHRDVKPENILIKQDVLKLADFGSCRSVFSKQPYTEYISTRWYRAPECLLTDGYYTYKMDMWSAGCVFYEICSLRPLFPGLNELDQISKIHEVLGTPASAVLRKLKQSRAMNFDFPPQKGSGIRQLLPGVSPESVSLMSAMLEYDPDHRHSAGKALQHSYFEEPRTLEKHSLPRKIGLTDKSNTAASMNYLMRIAGQGRRQQAMKPMPELAFHHHGPTFPTELPKLNVPGVSKTVPFSTLKFQSVFPTPGNLGKLPIIPSVKYIDTKFDIHQHGKSMMKPYHLPSLERKGGGGGF, encoded by the exons ATGAATA gaTATAAAACAATTCACAAAATAGGGGAAGGGACGTTTTCCGAAGTTGTGAAGACGCAAAGTTTAAAAGACGGACATTACTACGCGTGCAAGAAGATGAAGCAGCTGTATAAAAG CGTGGAGCAGGTGAACAATGTGAGAGAGATCCAGGCGCTGCGAAGACTCAGCCCGCACCCCAATATCCTCATGCTGCATGAAGTGCTCTA CGACAGAAAATCCGGATGTCTCGCTCTGATCTGTGAACTGATGGATATGAACGTCTATGAGTTAATTAGAG AGAGAAGACAGCCCCTAGCGGAAAATAAAATCAGGAACTACATGTACCAGCTGTGTAAATCTCTGGAGCACATACACAG AAATGGCATTTTTCACCGTGATGTAAAACCAGAGAACATCCTAATAAAG CAAGACGTCCTAAAGCTCGCAGACTTTGGCTCGTGTCGTAGTGTTTTCTCCAAGCAGCCGTACACGGAGTATATCTCCACCCGCTGGTATCGAGCCCCAGAATGCCTCCTGACTGACGGATACTACACCTACAAAATGGACATGTGGAGCGCCGGCTGTGTGTTCTATGAAATCTGCAG cctccgTCCTCTCTTCCCCGGCTTGAATGAACTAGACCAGATATCCAAAATCCACGAGGTCCTGGGCACCCCGGCCTCGGCCGTGCTGCGGAAGCTTAAACA GTCAAGGGCTATGAATTTTGATTTCCCACCTCAGAAGGGGAGCGGGATCAGACAGCTGTTACCTGGCGTCTCACCTGAGAGCGTGTCTCTGATGTCCGCTATGCTGGAATACGACCCCGACCACAGACACAGCGCCGGTAAAGCCCTCCAGCATTCCTATTTTGAGGAGCCCAG GACACTAGAGAAGCATTCACTACCTCGTAAGATCGGACTGACCGACAAGTCAAACACTGCAGCCTCAATGAATTATTTGATGCGGATCGCGGGACAAGGGAGAAGGCAG caGGCCATGAAGCCAATGCCAGAACTTGCTTTCCATCATCATGGACCAACCTTTCCGACGGAGCTGCCAAAACTAAACGTCCCGGGGGTATCGAAGACTGTGCCCTTCTCCACCCTTAAATTTCAATCCGTGTTCCCTACTCCTGGAAATTTAGGAAAACTTCCCATAATCCCAAGCGTGAAGTACATAGACACCAAG TTTGACATCCACCAGCATGGGAAGTCGATGATGAAGCCATATCACTTACCTTCCCTGGAgagaaaaggaggaggaggagggttctGA
- the ZNF839 gene encoding zinc finger protein 839 isoform X1, with amino-acid sequence MAALGCPGNMAAVASAVEPMGEYVQVVVGEDGDPSQVVVMQGGGGELLRSVQELTPEILQSISQTDTVFYVQADGSLVPGGSLEEVQSGVRLVTGGHMAEAAHHGVRLEETVKTGGHVMEVQSAVNLVTRGQGVEDAHPGVMLVPGAQIQETTHPGVSLVSGGQMVEAVQYGMRLLNGCPVLEEEAVHSGMDVVSDLDEEAAYPDMMTALNLTKEAARAETATPEASLVPARAETATPEASLVPARAPEMATHDVMQSQPLPANSTGPNLKDGAQQVRTGDQHVALSDGDTVSRILNHKQVKSIHVQAPVPQTKKSADPGVLNLSAVHMKSTGPSLLGAQVVQIKSLSESGQPLVVNASSPIQILVRQAQLSAAKPRTQDVNKNAGEPLEEHRSCVAHPQNGAHASCTADHAQKKGQKRKKPVKIKTRSGRISRPPKHKAKDYKFLKVGDLIQGSTSDSGDFSELSTDEDEKGAKENPPCDLRPQTVKNTLFQCQTCEKSYMGKGGLSRHYRLYPTHGQMEPPSVCDAKKHGEAGAGGHSLPSEPKKPTPRPRKRLLEDPLNPSQPSLPTMVRDGLEFVPVTAACRGQQQMTGRRFGRPRKILAIASSEQNALTAKELIQKCEVADLKDHVAPCLSERLSVYDFLLLKVKQENPDDPLFPHLYKELEKLHSMLRILAQEYFSNGAAGKTLEVADCKVAASLGVSEEMIVKASPPTTSPATEEQKLQSEEENECSVEELMPPSKRLRLDDPKCVTTENAPGSHEAEQRAGRMSTGDQLSCGNDTSSDVTINNCTEQVIETSHPNVMEEEAAAVQLHTSPDPESLSCEVGRSAGSAASGDSTQICEHPEENSSDTIQIAVIQEGTDAEVSPDSATEQLPCAAASLADSALPSDAPPTTMAGETCSESFQGVDPLIPPDAVAGDQCTHAFGFHHGHDLVFVHSSEETSTGEAVVIYDSTASPADVPLDTVVPLVEMK; translated from the exons ATGGCGGCGCTGGGCTGCCCCGGCAACATGGCGGCGGTAGCGAGCGCAGTGGAGCCGATGGGGGAGTACGTACAGGTGGTGGTCGGGGAGGACGGTGACCCCAGCCAGGTGGTGGTGATGCAGGGGGGAGGCGGCGAGCTGCTCAGATCGGTGCAGGAGCTGACCCCGGAGATTCTGCAGAGCATCTCGCAGACTGACACCGTTTTCTACGTTCAGGCTGACGGCAGCCTGGTGCCCGGGGGGAGCCTGGAGGAGGTCCAGTCTGGGGTGAGGCTGGTGACTGGAGGGCACATGGCAGAGGCTGCCCACCACGGGGTGAGACTTGAAGAGACTGTCAAAACTGGCGGCCATGTAATGGAGGTCCAGTCCGCGGTGAACCTAGTAACCAGAGGCCAGGGGGTGGAGGATGCTCACCCCGGGGTCATGCTGGTACCTGGAGCCCAAATACAAGAGACCACCCACCCTGGGGTGAGCCTGGTCAGCGGAGGGCAGATGGTGGAGGCTGTCCAGTATGGGATGAGGTTATTAAATGGATGCCCGGTGCTGGAGGAGGAGGCTGTCCACTCCGGCATGGATGTCGTTTCTGATCTGGATGAGGAGGCTGCCTACCCGGACATGATGACCGCATTAAACCTCACGAAGGAGGCCGCCCGGGCTGAGACCGCAACACCCGAGGCCAGCCTCGTGCCCGCCCGGGCTGAGACCGCAACACCCGAGGCCAGCCTCGTGCCCGCCCGGGCTCCAGAGATGGCAACACATGACGTCATGCAAAGCCAACCATTGCCAGCTAACTCTACGGGCCCTAACCTGAAAGATGGGGCCCAGCAGGTGAGGACAGGAGATCAACATGTGGCCCTAAGTGATGGGGACACGGTCAGCAGAATCCTCAACCATAAG CAGGTAAAATCCATCCACGTTCAAGCACCCGTCCCCCAGACCAAGAAGAGCGCAGATCCAGGGGTGCTGAACCTAAGCGCAGTCCATATGAAATCCACCGGTCCCAGTCTTCTCGGCGCTCAGGTCGTGCAGATCAAGTCTCTGAGCGAATCCGGTCAGCCGCTGGTGGTCAACGCTTCGTCTCCCATCCAAATTCTGGTTCGGCAGGCTCAGCTCTCCGCGGCAAAGCCCAGGACTCAAGACGTCAACAAGAACGCCGGGGAACCCCTGGAGGAACACCGATCCTGCGTCGCTCACCCACAGAACGGCGCTCATGCATCATGTACGGCTGACCACGCACAAAAAAAGGGCCAAAAACGTAAAAAGCCCGTAAAGATTAAGACCCGCTCCGGACGCATATCTCGCCCTCCCAAACACAAAGCAAAAGACTACAAGTTTCTTAAAGTGGGCGACTTGATCCAAGGCAGTACTTCAGATTCAGGAGACTTCTCGGAGCTGAGTACGGATGAGGACGAAAAGGGCGCAAAAGAGAACCCACCATGTGACCTGCGGCCGCAAACCGTGAAAAACACGCTGTTCCAGTGTCAGACATGTGAAAAGTCCTATATGGGCAAAGGAGGCTTATCCCGCCACTACCGACTGTACCCGACTCACGGGCAGATGGAGCCTCCGTCTGTTTGTGATGCCAAGAAACATGGAGAAGCGGGTGCTGGGGGGCACTCGTTACCCAGTGAACCAAAG aAACCTACCCCGAGACCCAGGAAGAGGCTGTTAGAGGACCCCCTGAACCCTTCCCAACCCAGTCTGCCAACCATGGTTAGAGATGGTCTTGAGTTTGTACCAGTAACAGCCGCGTGTCGTGGTCAGCAGCAGATGACGGGCAGGAGATTCGGACGACCCCGGAAAATACTGGCAATTGCTTCCTCTGAACAGAATGCACTGACAGCAAAAGAA cttatTCAGAAATGTGAAGTTGCAGATTTGAAGGATCACGTTGCACCATGTCTTTCCGAACGTCTTTCAGTCTATGACTTCTTACTTTTAAAG GTCAAACAAGAAAACCCCGACGATCCTTTGTTTCCGCATCTGTATAAAGAGCTGGAGAAGCTGCACTCCATGCTCCGAATCTTGGCTCAAGAATATTTCAGTAATGGAGCTGCAGGAAAGACCCTTGAAGTAGCGGATTGTAAG GTGGCAGCATCACTGGGCGTTTCTGAAGAGATGATTGTAAAAGCCTCTCCTCCTACTACATCTCCTGCGACCGAGGAGCAGAAATTACAGTCAGAGGAAGAGAATGAA TGTTCAGTAGAAGAGCTGATGCCCCCATCTAAACGCCTAAGACTGGATGATCCAAAATGTGTGACCACAGAAAACGCTCCAGGCAGCCACGAAGCAGAACAGAGGGCAG GTCGTATGTCCACGGGTGATCAGTTATCTTGTGGTAATGACACCAGCTCCGATGTTACAATTAATAATTGTACTGAACAAGTCATTGAAACCTCACACCCGAATGTAATGGAAGAAGAGGCGGCGGCGGTTCAGCTACACACAAGTCCTGATCCGGAGTCTCTCTCATGTGAGGTCGGACGCAGCGCAGGTTCTGCAGCCTCCGGTGACTCCACGCAGATCTGTGAACATCCAGAGGAAAATTCAAGTGATACAATTCAGATTGCAGTAATACAAGAGGGGACAGACGCGGAGGTTTCACCAGACAGCGCTACTGAGCAGCTTCCCTGTGCAGCGGCTTCTCTCGCTGACTCCGCCCTTCCTTCTGATGCTCCTCCCACCACCATGGCTGGAGAGACATGCAGTGAAAGCTTCCAAGGAGTAGACCCCTTAATCCCTCCAGACGCCGTTGCCGGTGACCAGTGCACACACGCTTTTGGCTTCCACCACGGACATGACCTGGTCTTCGTTCACAGTTCGGAGGAAACCTCGACGGGCGAAGCGGTGGTAATATATGACAGTACGGCGTCTCCTGCCGACGTGCCGCTGGACACGGTGGTGCCACTTGTGGAAATGAAGTAA